In Aedes albopictus strain Foshan chromosome 3, AalbF5, whole genome shotgun sequence, the genomic window TattggagattttttaaggaaagatTGGGATTTAAGGAAATATTGAGGAGGGTAaggggaacttaggaattatgggggtctgcatgggaaatgattcctttggggaacctaagcaacaagttgaacattttagcagaagtaggggattttttaggaaacattggtaatttttaggagatattggagagggtaaagaaaATATAAGAATCATGGAGGTCTTCTTAGGAAAAAATGCCTTTGGGAAATCTATCGAATAAGTTGgacgttttaggagaagttgaggattctCAAGGATCAttgagaatttttaggagatattgggattttttttatggaacgttcgggatttttaggaaatattggggaggatatagggaacttaggaataatgggggtccttgggaaatgatacccttgggaaatctaaacaacaagttggacattttagaagaagttagggattcttaaggagaaattagggatttttaaaggaacgTTTGAGATCATTTTCCAAGGAaccccatgattcttaagttccctttaccctccgcaatatctcctaaaaattcccaacgatttttaaaaatccaaaatgtcttctaaaaatccccaatgtttctttaaaatccccaatattccttaagaatccccaacttcttttaaaatgtccaacttgtcgattagattccccaaaggtaacatttcccaaggactcccatgattcctaagtacccatgaccctccccaatatctcctaaaatccctaaTGTTCCTTGAGAATCCCCAACTACTCCTAAAAtgtccctttaccctacccaatatctcctcaaaatccccaatgttaAGGTACATTGTTAAGGTACAATGTTAAGGTACAAATCAAGGaacaaaaatccccaatatctcccaaaatccccaatgttccttaaaaattctcaatatctcctaaaaattcccaatgttccttaagaatccccaacttctcctaacatgtccttttaccctccccaatatctcctcaaaatccccaatgtcccttaaaaatcaaggaacaaaaatccccaatatctcctaaaaatatccaacttgttgattagatttcccatagGTATAATCTCTCAAGGACCCccgtgattcctaagttctctttgccttccccaatatctcctaaaaattcttaatgatccttaaaaatccccaatatctcctaaaaattctcaatgtttcttaagaatccccaacttctcctaaaatgtctaacttgttgattagattccccaaaggtatcatttcccaaggacccccatgattcttaagttccctttaccctccccaatatcgcctaaaatccccaatatctcctaaaatggccaacatgttgattagattccccaaaggtatcatttcccaaggaccctcatgattcctaagttccctttacccgccccaatatctcctaaaaatccccaatgttccttaaaaatccccaatatctcctaaaaatccctaatgtaccttgagaatccccaatgttccttaaaaatccccaatatctccttaaaatccccaatgttccttaataatccccaacttcttctgaaatgtccaacttgttgattagattccccaaaggtatcatttctcaaggacccccatgattcctaagttctttttacccgccccaatatctcctaaaaatacccaatgtttcttaagaatccccaacttctcctaaaatggccaatttgttgattagattccccaaaggtatcaaatcTCAAggaaccccatgattcctaagtttccttttccccttcccaatatctcctaaaattccccaatgttccttaaaaatccccaatatctcctaaaaatccccaatgttccttaagaatccccaacttctcctaaaatgtccgacttgtcgataagattccccaaaggtatcatttcccaaggacggccatgattcctaagttccctttaccctccccaatatctccttaaaatccccaatgttccttaaaaatccccaatatctccttaaaatccccaatgtcccttaagaatccccaccttctcctaaaatggccaacttgttgattagattccccaaaggtatcaaatcCCAAggaaccccatgattcctaagtttccttttccccttcccaatatctcctaaaattccccaatgttcctttaaaatctccaatgttccttaaaaatccccaatatctcctaaaattccctaatgtttcttaaaaatctccaatgttccttaaaaatccccaatatctcctaaaaatccccaatgttcttaagaatcccgaacttctcctaaaatgtccgacttgtcgataagattccccaaaggtatcatttcccaaggacagccatgattcttaagttctctttacccgccccaatatctcctgaaattccccaatgttccttaaaaatccccaatgttccttaaaaaaccccaatatctcctaaaattccccaatgtttcttaagaatccccaacttctccttaaatggccaacttgttgataagattccccaatctatcatatcccaaggacccccatgattcctaacttccctttacccgccccaatatctccttaaaatccccaatgtttcttaaaaaaccccaatatctccaaaaaatccccaacttctccttaaatgaccaacttgttgattagattccccaaaggtatcaaattccaaggacccccatgattcctaagttcccttttccccttcccaatatctcccaaaattccccaatgttccttaaaaatctccaatgttccttaaaaatccccaatatctcctaaaattccccaatgctccttaaaaatctccaatgttccttaaaaatccccaatatctccttaaaatccccaatgtaccttaagaatccccaacttctcctaaaatgtccaacttgttgattagattccccaaaggtatcatattccaaggacccccatgattcttaagttctttttccccttcccaatgtctcctaaaaatccccaatgttccttaaaaatcctcaatgttccttaaaaatccccaatatctcctaaaaatccccaacgttccttaagaatccccaacttctcctaaaatgtccgacttgtcgattagattccccaaaggtatcatttcccaaggacggccatgattcttaagttctctttacccgccccaatatctcctgaaattccccaatgttccttaaaaatccgcaatgttccttaaaaagccccaatatctcctaaaaatccccaatgtcccttaagaatccccaacttctccttaaatggccaacttgttgattagattccccaaaggtatcaaatcccaaggacccccatgattcctaagttccctttatcagccccaatatctccttaaaatccccaatgttccttcattcatttatttagttcacatcaaattcatgataatactgaatcaacaatttgccgccataatactcgatttgcagctgcagctctccatcctcggtcacgcccaacactcgccagatcacgctccacctggtccgcccatcgtgctctctgcgctccacgccttcttgtgccaaccggatggttagcaaacaccagctttgcagggttgttgtccggcattcttgcaacatgccctgcccaccgtatccttccggctttggccaccttctggatgctgggttcgccgtaaagtgcagcgagctcgtggttcattcttctccgccacacaccgttctcctgcacaccgccgaagatcgtcttctcttgttgattctccggtgctagtcttttttacggctggctcgcagggcctgacaccaacccactatcccagggagctgggcttaccttcccggaagctacgggttctgcattggcatttcctccaactacagtgctaaatagctaggctcgagcgccagtcttcgccgggggtggtgtttttaatgggcgcgcAGGAGATATGTTCCTTAAAAACCCCCAATattgcctaaaaatccccaatgtcccttaagaatccccaacttctcctaaaatggccaacttgttgattagatttccaaaaggtatcacttcccaaggacccccatgattcttaagttcccttttccccttcccaatatctcctaaaaaatccCAATGTCCCTTGagaattcccaatgttccttacaaatccccaatatctcctaaaaatccccaatgttccttaagaatccccaacttctccaaaaatgtccgacttgttgattagattccccaaaggtatcatatcccaaggacccccatgattcctaagttctctttacccaccccaatatctccttaaaatccccaatgttccataagaatccccaacttctcctaaaatgtccgacttgtcgattagattccccaaaggtatcatttcccaaggacggccatgattcctaagttccctttaccctccccaatatcgcctaaatatccccaatgtcccttacaaatccccaatatctcctaaaatggtcaacttgttgattagattccccaatatcgcctaaaaattcccaatgtcccttaagaatccccaacttctcctaaactgtccaatttgttgattagattccccaaaggtatcatttcccaaggacggccatgattcctaagttccctttaccctccccaatatctccttaaaatccccaatgttcctcaaaaatccccaatatcgcctaaaaatccccaatgtcccttaagaatccccaacttctcctaaaatggacaatttgttgattagattccgcaaaggtatcatttcccaaggacggccatgattcctaagttccctctaccctccccaatatcgcctaaatatccccaatgtcccttacaaatccccaatatctcctaaaatggtcaacttgttgattagattccccaatatcgcctaaaaattcccaatgtcccttaagaatccccaacttctcctaaaatgtccaacccccatgattcctaagttccctttatccgccccaatatctccttaaaatccccaatgttcctttaaaatccccaatatcgcctaaaaatccccaatgtcccttaagaatccccaacttctcctaaaatgtccaatttgttgattagaatccccaaaggtatcatttcccaaggacggccatgattcctaagttccctttaccctccccaatatctccttaaaatccccaatgttccttaaaaatccccaatatcgcctaaaaatccccaatgtcccttaagaatccccaacttctcctaaaatggacaatttgttgatcagattccccaaaggtatcatttcccaaggacggccatgattcctaagttccctccaccctccccaatatcgcctaaatatccccaatgtcccttaaaaatccccaatatctccttgtTAGCACTGGCAGCCCTTCCGTGACCACTGTTGACGTCTTCGGTGACGGACAGCGACCTTCACCATGACACGTCTGAGCAAACGTCAGAACTAAAGCAGAGTGAAAACAGATATGCTACATGTGAAACTACAAACCAATTTATTTTCCTAAATTTCTTATATTTTCTACTATTCTATTGAATTTGTTTATTTGAGTGCCTAAATTTGATTGAGGTGAGAATTGTGGTTAGCTATTAGGAGATAGTCTAATAAACATAGTTAATTATCATCCCAACAGCAAGCAAAGTGCAGCTTCTAACCTCTGTTGTtcgaggaataaaaaaaactaatgagTCTTTGAATGTGTAACCCCTTTTGTAGTACAAACCTCAATGAATCTATAAACTAAATATATACTCTAATTGCAGCTTAAAGCAATCGCTGAAAAGATCCGTGATTTTCATTTCGTTCCCGAACAAACTTTAAGACATTCAACCACAAGATGTCTGAGTCCCGTGATAAGACACCGGATAACAGCAACGCATATAGCTGTGTTGCCTGTCAAAGGCCGGACTCCGCTGACAACATTGTTGCCTGTGATAAGTGCTCCGATTGGTGGCATTACTCCTGTGCCGGCGTAACAGATTCTGTGAAGACCGCGAAATGGTTGTGCCGAAATTGCTTCCCACAAGCAGCCCAGTCAGTTTCCAACGCCTCGACATCAGCTTCCCGGAAAGCTCGCTTAGAACTGAGCATGAAGCGCCTGGAGGAGCAGCGAGAGCTGGACAAGAAACTAATGGAGCTGGAACTGGAAAAGAAATACTTGAAGCAAAAGTACCAACTATTGGAGGAGACGCTGCAGGAAGAGTTTGAAACTCGAAGCGTCCGTAGTCGGGTCAACGAGATAGAGTCTCGGCAGAACAACGTTAGGCGATGGGTGGAACAACAAGCATCCGAGAAATCGGCGGCCAAGGAAGATGATGTCCCCGCAGTCACGTCGGATAACCGACAGGATGTTCACCAAGGTCCACCTGTTCACATCACGGACGCGGAAGACGGAGCAGTAGGCGGGGTCGATTGTGCGATTAGAGATCCACAAGCCGTCCCTGGAAGCAATGCGTTCGGTAATCTCCGTCGCACTTTGCAGAACTGCAAGCAGGACCAGCCAACGCTGCAGCAACTGCAAGAATTGCAAGAGCAATTAAAAATATGCCAGCTTCAGTTGCAACAACAATCTACTCCTATTTCTTCAAGACGCCCGGACGTTTCAAAGGGAGCCATTCGCAAAACGCACCGGGATGAGATCGTCAGGCCCGCCGAAGATATGCCGCGTTCGGCGGTACCAAACCCCATGGTGCATGAGGCCCATGATCAACACAGAAATCACCGTTATCCGGAGCCGCTCCGGAATCCAAATCAGTTTGCTCCCTCCGTTTCGCTTGTACGTCATCGTGTAGAAGTACCGATTCCGTCCGTTAGCTCGTTGGTTTCTCGTGGCCCGTCTCCCGAACAAATTGCCGCTAGACAAGTGATGACCCGTGACTTGCCGGAATTTACTGGCGATCCCGAAGAGTGGCCAATGTTCGAGAGTAGCTTTAACAATACGACTGCAGCTTGCGGCTAGAACCATGCCGAGAATCTCTCTCGGCTCCAGCGGTGCCTGAAAGGCGCTGCACTCAAGTCAGTCAGGTATTACCTGATGtcgccggaatcggttccggacgtCATGAAGACATTAAAAATGCTTTATGGCCGCCCGGAGATGATAGTCAACAAACTCATTAGAAACGTTCGTGAAACTCCATCTCCGAAACCGGAGAAATTGGAAACGCTGATTGAGTTTGGGATGGCCATTCGCAACTTAACCCAGCACCTAATCGCCGCCGGTCAGCAGTCACATCTGTCCAACCCAATACTGCTGCAAGAACTGGTGGACAAACTTCCTGCAGGTGTCAAATTGCAATGGGCGCAGCATCTCCAGAATCATCCGGTCGCATCACTACAGATTCTCAGTCAGTTCATGACAACTGTCGTGGATTCTGTCAGCAAGGTTGTCGTGTATGTTGGTGAGCCAATACAGAAGCACGAAAAGTCCAAAATCCGTGAGAAAGGGTTTCTTCACGCCCACGCTGAAGCAAATGGAGCAGGTGCTTACGCTGCGACAAAACGTTGCCCAATATGCACCAAAGATGATCATCGAGTTCCAGATTGCACCTCGTTTaaaagaatcagtgtcgaaaatCGGTGGAAGAGCGTTACATCCCTGAAACTCTGCCGTTGTTGCTTGAACTTCCATGGTCGTCGAACATGTAAAAGTACAAATCGCTGCGGAGTCAATGGCTGCGAGCTGCGACACCATCCCCTTTTGCATTCACCACCTCCAACATCCACAACTACGGGCAATCAGCGAGTGACCCAGTCGTCCGAAAATCACGCTCATCACCACTGTGGACAATCCGTGTTGTTCAGAATTATACCTGTGGTACTACACGGACCTTCCAAATCGATGACAGTTTTCGCCTTTCTCGACGAGGGATCCTCAGCGACACTCATCGAGCACGACCTTATCGGACAACTGGGGATTCAAGGACAAAATGCTCCACTGTGCCTCACGTGGACGGCAAACATGTCCCGGCTGGAATCGAAATCGCAACTGGTTTCTCTGGACATTTCCGGAATTGGTCAACAGAAAAGATATCAACTTGCGAATGTCAGGTCCGTTAAAGTCCTCAATCTGCCCCGCCAGACCTTACGTTTTGGAGACTGCAAAAAAGCTTTCGACACTTGGCTGAACTTTCAGTTGATAGTTATGAGGATGCTGTACCACAAATTTTGGTTGGACTCCGAAACCTGAAGCTTGCTGTACCGCTAGAGACAAGGGAAGGCAATCGGGGACCAATTGCAACCAAAACACGTTTGGGTTGGTGCGTTTATGGAAGTCTCGATTATGGATGTAAACCCGAACACGTCAGCCTTCATATCTGCGAATGCGATACCAACCGGAAGCTTGAATCGATGATGAAGGAGTACTTCAATGCGGATTACACTGGAGTTGCTCCGATTGAACCACTGGTGTCCGAGGATAACAAACGAGCccaaaggattcttgaagagacgACGACAAGGGATGGAAACCGATTCcaaactggtttgatttggcGGTACGATGAAATTGATCTACCAGACAGTTTCCACATGGCTTTACAGGGTCTTCAATGTTTGGAGCGAAGGATGACACGGGATGCAGCTTTGAAGGAGAATCTCCATCGGCAGATCCGTGAATATCAGGACAAGGGTTACGCTCATCGACTAACGCAGGCAGAACTACTTGCAGCGGATCCTAAGCGGGTATGGTATCTGCCTATCAGCGCTGTGACAAATCCCAATAAGCCCGGAAAAGTCCGCCTCGTATGGGATGCGGCAGCGAAAGTGGCCGGTATTTCGCTGAACAGTCTCCTACTGCCAGGAGACTGTTGTTAACTCCATTACCCCATGTCCTGTTCCGTTTCCGACAATTTCCGGTGGCCGTCTCTGGTGACATCAAAGAGATGTTTCACCAGGTCGGTATCATTGAGTCCGATCGGCATTCGCAGCGTTTCTTGTGGCGCGACAACCCCGAACAAACTCCGCAAATCTTTGCGATTGACGTCGCCATTTTTGGTGCCGCGTGCTCACCGTCATCCGCGCAATTTGTAAAAAACAAAAATGCGCAAGAGCATGCATCACGATTTCCCAAGGCATCGGAAGATATAGTAAAGTGCCATTACGTGGACGATTACCTTGGGAGCTACGAGACCATCGATGAAGCCAAAGAAGTCGCCGAAGGCGTGAAGGTGGTGCATTCCAAAGGAGGATTTGAGATCCGAAATTGGCTATCAAATAGTCAAGCTGTCGTGGAACATTTGGGCGGAGATCCAGCGAACGGGACGAAGGAGCTAATTTCGAAGGGAAACGGCAATACGGAGCGTGTTTTCGGAATGCTCTGGCAATCGGCAGCGGACGAATTGCGATTTTCAACGACATTCCGTAGAGAAATCGTGCAACTAGTCGACTGCGAAGTTAGGCCAACAAAACGACAGATGTTGAAGTGCATCATGAGTCTCTTTGACCCGCTAGGCCTGCTAGCATCGTTCTTGGTGCATGGCAAAATAATGATGCAGGAGGTATGGAAAACGAAAATTCAATGGGACGAGCGAGTTGACGACCACATCTACGACCGTTGGAAGAAATGGATCGCTCTATTTAGCAAGATCGAGGACCTCCAAGTGCCACGTTGCTACTTCCAGCACGCTAACGCCAACATGTACTCGGCACTCCAACTCCACATATTTGTTGACGCAAGTGAAGACGCGTACTCGGCGGTTGGATATTTCCGTGTAGAGGCTCCCGACAAGAGCGTTCTTTGCACGTTAGTAGCAGCAAAAACAAAGGTTGCACCGATACACCACGTCACTGTCCCGCGACTGGAATTGATGGCGGCGGTGTTAGGAAGCAGACTAGCAGCCTTCATTTCTGAAGGCCATTCGATACCGATCAAACGAAGAATCTTCTGGTCTGATTCGCGAACCACTCTCGCTTGGATCGGATCAGAACACCGACGTTATCGACAGTTTGTCGCATGCAGGATTGGCGAAATACTATCATCGACAACCACGAGCGAATGGAGATGGGTGCCGAGTAAACTCAATGTCGCCGACGAAGCTACCAAGTGGGGCAGAGGACCCTGCTTCGACGTTCACAGCCGCTGGTACCAAGGACCTGATTTTTTGTACCAAAATGAACAGTCTTGGCCTCAGCCGGACCAGAGGATCACTACCACCGAAGAGGAAATACGACCGTGCTATGTTCATCAAATACTCACGATGCCGCTATTACAATTCGAACGGTTTTCCAAGTGGGATCGTTTGTTACGGACAGTAGCATACGTCGGACGTTTCGTGAGCACGTGCAGGAGACGCATTGAAGGGCATTATACAGCCAAGAGACTGACACAACCAGAACTGCAGGACGCTGAAATATTGTTATGGAGAATGGTGCAATTGGAAGCATATGCGGACGAGTTGGCCATTATCAGGAAGAACGAAGAGTTGTCCGTCGACGAACGAATGTCACTGGAGAAAGACAGCATTCTTTTCAAACTAACTCCGGTACTGGATGAGCATGGAATACTCCGTGTGGACGGCCGCATAGGTTCATTACAAGTAGTACCAGTGGACATGAAATGGCCTATCATTCTACCCAGACACCATCGTGTAACATTCTTGATTGTAGACGACTATCACCGTAAGTATCTTCACGCTAACTCTGAGACGATCGTGAATGAGCTGCGGCAGCGTTTTTACATTCCACGGCTGCGTGTGATTGTGAAAACTGGCAAATCTTTGCCAGGTTTGCAAAATTAAGAAAGCTAAACCTTACGCACCTAGAATGGGACCGTTACCAATAGCGCGACTTTCTCCTTTCGTCCGCCCATTCAGTTACGTTGGGTTGGATTATTTTGGTCCAATTACTGTTAAGATAGGTAGGGTCAACGCAAAAAGGTGGATTGCACTTTTCACGTGCCTTACGATTCGGGCTGTGCACGTGGAAGTTGTCTCGATCTTTCCACCCATAGCTGCATAGCGTGCATTAGGAGATTCATCGCTCGGAGGGGAGCTCCAATCGAGATTTACTCCGACAACGGGCGGATTTTTGTAGGAGCTCAACGTATTTTGAAGGACCAGGTTGCTCGCATCTATGAGGACGTCGCTATCACATTCACCAACACTCATACCAAATGGGTGTTCATTCCACCTCATGCTCCCCACATGGGGGGTTCATGGGAACGCTTAGTTCGATCAATCAAAGTTGCCATGAAAAGCCTTCCGCAAGAACGTAAACTGGACGACGACGCGTTACATACTACGGCGGTGGAAGCGGAGGCCATCGTCAACACACGGCCGTTAACCTATCTGCCTCTAGATTCAGCAGAGCAGGAAGCCCTTAGCCCCAACCATTTCTTGCTGGGGTCTTCTAACGGGGTAAAACAACCAACGACCAGGATGGAAGATACTCCAAGAACAAACCGTCACATGTGGAATTTGATTCAGCGCAACCTTGACCATTTTTGGCGCCGCTGGATCAGGGAATATTTACCCACGTTGACGAAAAGAACCAAATGGTTTGGCGAATCAAAGCCACTCCAAACCGGAGATTTGGTCGTGGTGATCGACGAGACGAAACGGAATGGATGGATACGAGGGAAAGTGCTGGAGATCAACCCAGGACGCGACGGAAGGATAAGGCAGGCAGTAGTTCAAACCTCAGACGGAGTGTTTCGGAGGCCTGCGgccaagttggccattttggaagTGCAGTCGGATGCTAAAGCTGTGTCTGGTACCCACCTTTACGGGGAGGGGAATGTTAGCACTGGCAGCCCTTCCGTGACCACTGTTGACGTCTTCGGTGACGGACAGCGACCTTCACCATGACACGTCTGAGCAAACGTCAGAACTAAAGCAGAGTGAAAACAGATATGCTACATGTGAAACTACAAACCAATTTATTTTCCTAaatttctagaccaacatttgaaaagggcgtaacagccatttcgaatttctgcttctcccgtccctcctaggcttaccccccattattcatgaaatcttttaccagtaacagatagatctgactctcctctatctgttaacgggaaaagtttgcataaaaatattgaaatacgcccaggagggacggaacaagtgagaatttgcaatggttgttccgcccttttcaaatgttagtctagatttcTTATATTTTCTACTATTCTATTGAATCTGTTTATTTGAGTGCCTAAATTTGATTGAGGTGAGAATTGTGGTTAGCTATTAGGAGATAGTCTAATAAACATAGTTAATTATCATCCCAACAGCAAGCAAAGTGCAGCTTCTAACCTCTGTTGTtcgaggaataaaaaaaactaatgagTCACTGAATGTGTAAGCCCCTTTTGTAGTACAAACCTCAATGAATCTATAAACTAAATATATACTCTAATTGCagcttaagagccagttcgcgagagccgcaaccccttcttgaatcgatgtgctccgattgagctgaaattttcagggtatggttttccatataaa contains:
- the LOC109425056 gene encoding uncharacterized protein LOC109425056, with amino-acid sequence MGCGSESGRYFAEQSPTARRLLLTPLPHVLFRFRQFPVAVSGDIKEMFHQVGIIESDRHSQRFLWRDNPEQTPQIFAIDVAIFGAACSPSSAQFVKNKNAQEHASRFPKASEDIVKCHYVDDYLGSYETIDEAKEVAEGVKVVHSKGGFEIRNWLSNSQAVVEHLGGDPANGTKELISKGNGNTERVFGMLWQSAADELRFSTTFRREIVQLVDCEVRPTKRQMLKCIMSLFDPLGLLASFLVHGKIMMQEVWKTKIQWDERVDDHIYDRWKKWIALFSKIEDLQVPRCYFQHANANMYSALQLHIFVDASEDAYSAVGYFRVEAPDKSVLCTLVAAKTKVAPIHHVTVPRLELMAAVLGSRLAAFISEGHSIPIKRRIFWSDSRTTLAWIGSEHRRYRQFVACRIGEILSSTTTSEWRWVPSKLNVADEATKWGRGPCFDVHSRWYQGPDFLYQNEQSWPQPDQRITTTEEEIRPCYVHQILTMPLLQFERFSKWDRLLRTVAYVGRFVSTCRRRIEGHYTAKRLTQPELQDAEILLWRMVQLEAYADELAIIRKNEELSVDERMSLEKDSILFKLTPVLDEHGILRVDGRIGSLQVVPVDMKWPIILPRHHRVTFLIVDDYHRKYLHANSETIVNELRQRFYIPRLRVIVKTGKSLPGLQN